One genomic region from Heterodontus francisci isolate sHetFra1 chromosome 14, sHetFra1.hap1, whole genome shotgun sequence encodes:
- the tnnt3a gene encoding troponin T type 3a (skeletal, fast) — protein MTGSSASLSNILSSLFEMPLTLAQVKSCVCCIDIVCSSTLSINKYFASLYLLLAACTWPLPEVHHEEEEEKPRLKLSAPKIPEGEKVDFDDIQKKRQNKDLNELQALIDLHFENRKKEEDELIALKERIEKRRAERAEQQRIRAEKEKERQARQAEEKARKEGDDARRRADDDAKKKKALSSMGAQYSSYLAKADQKRGKKQTEREKKRKILADRRKPLNIDHLNEEKLKEKAKELLDWLSQLESEKFDMGEKLKRQKYEITTARNRIDELQKHSKKGAGKGKVGRRWK, from the exons atgactggatcctctgcctccctctccaatatcctttcaagtctgtttGAGATGCCACTCACCCTGGCACAAG TGAAGTCCTGCGTCTGCTGCATTGACATTGTTTGCTCTTCAACGCTCAGTATTAACAAGTATTTTGCTTCTTTGTATTTGCTGCTCGCTGCATGTACCTGGCCTCTCCCAGAAGTGCACCATGAAGAAG AGGAGGAAAAGCCAAGGCTAAA ACTGTCTGCCCCCAAAATCCCAGAAGGAGAGAAAGTTGACTTTGAT GACATCCAGAAGAAGCGCCAGAACAAAGATCTGAATGAGCTGCAGGCCCTGATTGATCTTCATTTCGAAAATAGGAAGAAGGAGGAAGACGAACTGATTGCCCTGAAAGAGAGGATT GAAAAACGTAGAGCAGAAAGAGCTGAGCAACAAAGAATTCGGGCTGAGAAGGAGAAGGAGCGTCAGGCTAGACAGGCT gaggaaaaagcaAGAAAGGAGGGGGATGATGCCAGGAGGAGGGCTGATGATGATGCCAAGAAGAAGAAGGCTCTGAGCAGCATGGGTGCTCAGTACAGCAGCTATCTTGCCAAG GCTGACCAGAAGAGAGGCAAGAAGCAGACTGAAAGGGAAAAGAAGAGGAAAATCCTAGCAGACAGACGCAAGCCACTTAACATTGACCATCTTAATGAAGAAAAGCTTAA GGAAAAGGCCAAGGAACTACTTGACTGGCTTAGCCAGCTGGAATCTGAAAAATTTGATATGGGTGAAAAACTGAAGAGGCAGAAATATGAG ATTACTACAGCCAGAAATCGCATTGATGAACTTCAAAAACA